The Actinomyces sp. oral taxon 414 genome has a segment encoding these proteins:
- the nrdR gene encoding transcriptional regulator NrdR, giving the protein MHCPFCRHDGSRVVDSRTSEDGTSIRRRRECPKCGRRFTTIETASLSVHKRSGAVEPFSRDKVVTGVRRACQGRPVSDGDLALLAHKVEESIRATGQALVESHDVGLAILGPLRDLDEVAYLRFASVYSDFSSLEDFETAIAELRASHAG; this is encoded by the coding sequence GTGCACTGCCCCTTCTGTCGTCACGACGGCTCGCGCGTCGTGGACTCCCGGACATCCGAGGACGGCACGTCCATCCGCCGGCGCCGCGAGTGCCCTAAATGCGGCCGCCGCTTCACCACCATCGAGACGGCCAGCCTGTCCGTGCACAAGCGCTCGGGCGCCGTCGAGCCCTTCTCCCGGGACAAGGTCGTCACCGGGGTGCGCCGCGCCTGCCAGGGCCGGCCGGTGTCCGACGGCGACCTGGCCCTGCTGGCCCACAAGGTGGAGGAGTCGATCCGGGCCACCGGCCAGGCCCTCGTCGAATCCCACGACGTGGGCCTGGCGATCCTCGGGCCGCTGCGCGACCTCGACGAGGTCGCCTACCTGCGCTTCGCCTCCGTCTACTCCGACTTCAGCTCCCTGGAGGACTTCGAGACCGCGATAGCTGAGCTGCGCGCCTCCCACGCCGGGTAG
- a CDS encoding glycosyltransferase family 4 protein gives MRRTLLVTNDFPPVVGGIQSYLDDYTRRLPADDITVLASTPPEGPEAAAAHDAALAFDVVRMPTHMLLPTPDVRARMQRIIGERAIETVWFGAAAPLGLLGRAAREAGASRVIVSTHGHEVGWSMIPGARLALRRIFREADVVTHISDYTLGRLRPFMPPDRQVLRLPSGIDVERFRPDAAARARLRARYGLGGAPTAVCVSRLVARKGQDSLIGVWPRVVERVPGARLVIVGWGPYARRLALLKRRSPVRESIILTGAVPHDELPGHVAMGDVFAMPCRTRGGGLDVEGLGIVFLEASATGLPVIAGNSGGAPETVEEGVTGDVVDGRDADALVAALVRQLSDPGLRGRMGRAGRGLMERRWTWPGLVAGLVEAVDAR, from the coding sequence ATGCGCCGCACGCTCCTGGTCACCAACGACTTCCCGCCCGTCGTCGGCGGCATCCAGTCCTACCTCGACGACTACACCCGGCGCCTGCCCGCCGACGACATCACCGTCCTCGCCTCCACCCCGCCCGAAGGACCGGAGGCCGCCGCCGCCCACGACGCCGCCCTGGCCTTCGACGTCGTGCGCATGCCCACGCACATGCTCCTGCCCACCCCCGACGTGCGCGCCCGCATGCAGCGGATCATCGGCGAGCGCGCCATCGAGACGGTCTGGTTCGGCGCCGCCGCCCCCCTGGGCCTGCTCGGCCGCGCCGCCCGCGAGGCCGGGGCGAGCCGGGTCATTGTCTCGACCCACGGCCACGAGGTCGGCTGGTCCATGATCCCGGGGGCCCGCCTGGCCCTGCGGCGGATCTTCCGCGAGGCCGACGTCGTCACCCACATCTCGGACTACACCCTGGGGCGCCTGCGGCCCTTCATGCCCCCCGACCGGCAGGTCCTGCGCCTGCCCAGCGGCATCGACGTCGAGCGCTTCCGTCCCGACGCCGCCGCCCGGGCCCGCCTGCGCGCCCGTTACGGTCTGGGCGGGGCGCCCACCGCCGTGTGCGTCTCCCGCCTGGTGGCCCGCAAGGGCCAGGACTCGCTCATCGGGGTCTGGCCGCGGGTGGTCGAGCGGGTGCCCGGGGCCCGGCTGGTCATCGTCGGCTGGGGCCCCTACGCCAGGCGGCTCGCTCTGCTCAAGCGCCGCTCCCCCGTGCGCGAGTCCATTATCCTCACCGGCGCGGTGCCCCACGACGAGCTGCCCGGCCACGTCGCCATGGGGGACGTCTTCGCCATGCCCTGCCGCACCCGCGGGGGCGGGCTCGACGTCGAGGGGCTGGGCATCGTCTTCCTCGAGGCCTCGGCCACCGGGCTGCCGGTCATTGCCGGGAACAGCGGCGGCGCCCCGGAGACGGTCGAGGAGGGCGTGACCGGCGACGTCGTGGACGGCCGGGACGCCGACGCCCTCGTGGCCGCGCTCGTGCGCCAGCTGTCGGACCCGGGGCTGCGCGGGCGGATGGGGCGGGCCGGGCGCGGGCTCATGGAGCGGCGCTGGACCTGGCCCGGGCTCGTGGCGGGCCTGGTCGAGGCGGTCGACGCCCGATGA
- a CDS encoding pentapeptide repeat-containing protein, with product MEVVELPNGLGSKLRAVEGLVVGEDWSGTGVERFGTTSTRFERCRFERMRVKQFTAGGAGRFAEFVDCSFDRSHLSFSPAGRTRFVRCSFRRARLVDFRVNPVDLIDCDFTGADVRRSIFWGALDDYKRRREPDLRVRNDIRGNDFSGATLVDTSFRRGVDLTLQRLPAGEDYALALDGAAALDRVRALVDTWDRENRREALGRVEIWRSDLDGGQEHLFVCRPKMKDLAGWPAIRRAING from the coding sequence ATGGAGGTCGTTGAGCTGCCCAACGGGCTCGGGTCGAAGTTGAGGGCCGTCGAGGGGCTGGTGGTGGGTGAGGACTGGTCGGGCACGGGGGTCGAGCGCTTCGGCACGACGAGCACGCGTTTCGAGCGCTGCCGGTTCGAGCGGATGAGGGTCAAGCAGTTCACCGCCGGCGGGGCGGGTCGGTTCGCCGAGTTCGTCGACTGCTCCTTCGACCGGTCGCACCTGTCCTTCAGCCCCGCCGGACGGACCAGGTTCGTGCGCTGTTCGTTCCGCCGGGCGCGGCTGGTGGACTTCCGCGTCAACCCCGTGGACCTGATCGACTGCGACTTCACGGGCGCCGATGTGCGCCGGAGCATCTTCTGGGGAGCGTTGGACGACTACAAGCGCAGGAGGGAGCCCGATCTCAGGGTCCGCAACGATATTCGGGGCAATGACTTCTCCGGGGCGACCCTGGTGGACACCTCCTTCCGGCGGGGCGTGGACCTGACGCTCCAGCGCCTTCCCGCCGGCGAGGACTACGCGCTGGCCCTGGACGGGGCCGCCGCCCTGGACCGGGTGCGGGCACTGGTCGACACCTGGGACCGGGAGAACCGCCGTGAAGCCCTGGGCCGGGTCGAGATCTGGCGGAGCGACCTCGACGGCGGCCAGGAGCACCTGTTCGTCTGCCGCCCCAAGATGAAGGATCTCGCCGGCTGGCCCGCCATCAGGAGAGCCATCAACGGTTAG
- a CDS encoding DUF4411 family protein, translating to MTEEARKGPGTIDKNQKIPNIAEEHRITCIDFLDLLRARGWRF from the coding sequence GTGACCGAGGAGGCGCGCAAGGGCCCGGGCACAATCGACAAGAACCAGAAGATCCCCAATATCGCCGAGGAGCACCGCATCACCTGCATCGACTTCCTCGACCTGCTCCGGGCCCGGGGCTGGAGGTTCTGA
- a CDS encoding NAD(P)H-dependent glycerol-3-phosphate dehydrogenase: MSAAAHAPAFSRAAVVGAGAWGTTFATLLVRTGIPTLMWARRAEIAAEINAGTNERYLRGVSLPRGLGATTSLDEALGGADLVVVAVPSQLARAVLEPGAGMVCDDAVAVSLMKGIELGTGLRMSQMVGEVLAIGPERLAVVSGPNLADEIAAGQPTATVVAARDADVASRVAAACATPTFRPYTNTDVLGVELCGAVKNVIALAVGIAAGRGLGDNSKAAIITRGLVEITRLGLALGAEPETFAGLAGMGDLVATCSSPLSRNQTFGRRLGEGMSVEQARAASRGVAEGARSARAVLDLAGEHGVEMPITAGIVAVVEGRASVAEVTDALLARPRKAEGVNAAPLA, translated from the coding sequence ATGAGCGCCGCCGCCCACGCGCCCGCCTTCAGCCGGGCCGCCGTCGTCGGGGCCGGCGCCTGGGGCACGACCTTCGCCACCCTGCTGGTGCGCACCGGCATCCCCACGCTCATGTGGGCCAGGCGGGCCGAGATCGCGGCGGAGATCAACGCCGGGACCAATGAGCGCTACCTGCGCGGCGTGAGCCTGCCCCGGGGGCTGGGGGCGACCACGTCCCTGGACGAGGCCCTGGGCGGCGCCGACCTCGTCGTCGTCGCCGTGCCCTCCCAGCTGGCGCGCGCGGTGCTCGAGCCGGGTGCGGGCATGGTCTGCGACGACGCCGTGGCCGTGTCCCTCATGAAGGGCATCGAGCTGGGCACGGGGCTGCGGATGAGCCAGATGGTGGGCGAGGTCCTCGCGATCGGGCCCGAGCGCCTCGCCGTCGTCTCCGGGCCCAACCTCGCCGACGAGATCGCCGCCGGGCAGCCGACGGCGACCGTGGTGGCCGCCCGGGACGCGGACGTGGCCTCCCGCGTCGCGGCCGCCTGCGCCACCCCGACCTTCCGGCCCTACACGAACACCGACGTCCTGGGCGTCGAGCTGTGCGGCGCGGTCAAGAACGTCATCGCCCTGGCCGTGGGCATCGCCGCCGGGCGGGGCCTGGGGGACAACTCCAAGGCCGCCATCATCACCCGGGGCCTGGTGGAGATCACGCGGCTCGGGCTGGCGCTGGGGGCGGAGCCGGAGACCTTCGCGGGCCTGGCCGGCATGGGCGACCTGGTCGCCACCTGCTCCTCGCCGCTGTCGCGCAACCAGACCTTCGGGCGCCGCCTGGGGGAGGGGATGAGCGTGGAGCAGGCCAGGGCCGCCTCCCGGGGCGTGGCCGAGGGCGCCAGGTCGGCCCGGGCCGTGCTGGACCTGGCCGGGGAGCACGGCGTGGAGATGCCGATCACCGCCGGCATCGTCGCCGTCGTGGAGGGGCGGGCCTCCGTGGCCGAGGTGACCGACGCCCTGCTGGCCCGCCCCCGCAAGGCCGAGGGCGTCAACGCCGCCCCGCTGGCCTGA
- a CDS encoding DUF6891 domain-containing protein has product MTELNTQPDGLKIPDELLGGAVDPELEEYIRDMIWMRLVRGDDSIDDHAYEIARAVEDEKDEDGGGTLSEEQCRAIAQYLIDARRAQQAGFGEVPAGKLNRAFEALGRAHVVAEPDFSCCNTCGHAEIEGDRDDLGYVFFHQQDTERLAESGSTYLSYGIFWPAHISEEEYKALSSSQREELHDATTIKLMRTVVIPILREHGIDVNWEGDVNTRILLTGVEWYAPLPPAGQD; this is encoded by the coding sequence ATGACTGAACTGAACACCCAGCCCGATGGACTGAAAATCCCCGACGAGCTGCTCGGGGGCGCGGTCGATCCCGAACTCGAGGAGTACATCCGCGACATGATCTGGATGCGGCTCGTGAGAGGGGACGACAGCATCGACGACCATGCCTACGAGATCGCCCGCGCCGTGGAGGACGAGAAGGACGAGGACGGCGGTGGCACGCTGTCCGAGGAGCAGTGCCGCGCCATCGCCCAGTACCTGATCGATGCGCGCCGCGCCCAGCAGGCGGGATTCGGGGAGGTGCCCGCCGGCAAGCTGAACCGGGCCTTCGAGGCGCTGGGGAGGGCCCATGTCGTCGCGGAGCCGGATTTCTCCTGCTGCAACACCTGCGGGCATGCGGAGATCGAGGGCGACCGGGACGACCTGGGGTACGTGTTCTTTCACCAGCAGGACACCGAGAGACTCGCGGAGAGCGGCAGCACCTACCTCAGCTACGGCATCTTCTGGCCCGCCCACATCAGCGAGGAGGAGTACAAGGCCCTGAGCAGTTCCCAGCGCGAGGAACTCCACGACGCCACGACCATCAAACTGATGAGAACCGTCGTCATCCCGATCCTCCGGGAACACGGCATAGACGTCAACTGGGAAGGAGACGTGAACACCCGCATTCTCCTCACCGGCGTCGAGTGGTACGCCCCATTGCCCCCAGCGGGGCAGGACTGA
- a CDS encoding DUF4411 family protein, with amino-acid sequence MGTNMLINIVNRYPRDLFASLWGSVEGAVASGEICVCEVILKELERGDDDLARWVKNVPGLVCRTTDDEMITAAGISSAHPDWVRGEKNYGDPFIMAHVKAEGSLQKPVEFSPLMVSRSSEEDA; translated from the coding sequence TTGGGCACCAATATGCTCATAAATATAGTGAATCGATATCCGAGAGACCTGTTCGCCTCTCTTTGGGGGTCGGTGGAAGGCGCTGTCGCCAGTGGTGAGATATGTGTGTGCGAAGTTATTCTGAAGGAGTTGGAGCGCGGAGACGACGACCTCGCTCGATGGGTGAAGAACGTGCCCGGATTAGTCTGCAGAACGACGGACGATGAAATGATAACAGCGGCGGGGATCTCCTCCGCCCACCCGGACTGGGTGCGAGGAGAGAAGAACTACGGCGATCCGTTCATCATGGCCCACGTGAAAGCGGAAGGCTCACTACAAAAACCGGTAGAGTTTTCACCTTTGATGGTGAGCAGGTCTTCTGAGGAGGACGCGTAA
- the murA gene encoding UDP-N-acetylglucosamine 1-carboxyvinyltransferase yields MVDGLLQVEGGRPLSGEITVRGAKNLVSKAMVAALLGATPSVLRNVPLIRDVDVVSGLLALHGVAIDYDQAEGVLSLDPSRVETAHVADIDAHAGSSRIPILFCGPLLHRLGEAFIPDLGGCRIGDRPIDYHLEILRKFGAVVDKLESGIHISAPVGLRGTVIELPYPSVGATEQTLLTAVRAEGLTELRNAAVEPEIMDLVDVLQKMGAIISVDTDRTIHVEGVDDLSGYNHAALPDRIEAASWASAALATRGDLFVRGAHQSDMTTFLNTFRKVGGAFDVTDDGIRFYHPGGDLKSIVVETNVHPGFMTDWQQPLVVALTQAQGLSIVHETVYENRFGFTKALCKMGATIQVYRECLGGSACRFGQRNFYHSAVVSGPTPLRGADIVVPDLRGGFSHLIAALAAEGTSRVEGINLIDRGYEHFMSKLRALDADVTRLA; encoded by the coding sequence ATGGTCGACGGACTGCTCCAGGTCGAGGGCGGGCGCCCGCTCTCCGGCGAGATCACCGTACGCGGCGCCAAGAACCTCGTCTCCAAGGCCATGGTGGCGGCGCTGCTGGGCGCCACGCCGTCGGTGCTGCGCAACGTCCCGCTCATACGCGACGTCGACGTCGTCTCCGGGCTGCTGGCCCTGCACGGGGTCGCCATCGACTACGACCAGGCCGAGGGCGTGCTCAGCCTCGACCCCTCCCGGGTCGAGACCGCCCACGTGGCCGACATCGACGCGCACGCGGGCTCCTCGCGCATCCCCATCCTGTTCTGCGGCCCGCTCCTGCACCGGCTGGGCGAGGCCTTCATCCCCGACCTGGGCGGCTGCCGCATCGGGGACCGCCCCATCGACTACCACCTGGAGATCCTGCGCAAGTTCGGCGCCGTCGTCGACAAGCTCGAATCCGGCATCCACATCTCGGCGCCGGTCGGGCTGCGCGGCACGGTCATCGAGCTGCCCTACCCGAGCGTGGGCGCCACCGAGCAGACCCTGCTCACCGCCGTGCGGGCCGAGGGCCTGACCGAGCTGCGCAACGCCGCCGTCGAACCCGAGATCATGGACCTGGTCGACGTCCTGCAGAAGATGGGCGCCATCATCTCCGTGGACACCGACCGCACCATCCACGTCGAGGGCGTCGACGACCTGTCCGGCTACAACCACGCCGCCCTGCCCGACCGCATCGAGGCCGCCTCCTGGGCCTCGGCCGCCCTGGCCACCCGCGGCGACCTCTTCGTGCGCGGCGCCCACCAGAGCGACATGACCACCTTCCTCAACACCTTCCGCAAGGTCGGCGGGGCCTTCGACGTCACCGACGACGGCATCCGCTTCTACCACCCGGGCGGGGACCTGAAGTCGATCGTCGTGGAGACCAACGTCCACCCCGGCTTCATGACCGACTGGCAGCAGCCCCTCGTCGTCGCCCTCACCCAGGCCCAGGGCCTGTCCATCGTCCACGAGACCGTCTACGAGAACCGCTTCGGCTTCACCAAGGCCCTGTGCAAGATGGGCGCCACCATCCAGGTCTACCGCGAGTGCCTGGGGGGCTCCGCCTGCCGCTTCGGCCAGCGCAACTTCTACCACTCGGCGGTCGTCTCCGGGCCCACCCCCCTGCGCGGGGCGGACATCGTCGTGCCCGACCTGCGCGGCGGCTTCTCCCACCTCATCGCCGCCCTGGCGGCCGAGGGCACCAGCCGGGTCGAGGGCATCAACCTCATCGACCGCGGCTACGAGCACTTCATGAGCAAGCTCAGGGCCCTGGACGCCGACGTCACCCGGCTCGCCTGA
- the leuC gene encoding 3-isopropylmalate dehydratase large subunit — MGMTLAEKVWRDHVVVPGADGAPDLLYIDLHLVHEVTSPQAFEGLRLAGRKVRRPDLTLATEDHNTPTLDIDLPIADVTSRTQIETLRANCAEFGVRLHSLGDADQGIVHAVGPQLGLTQPGMTVVCGDSHTSTHGAFGALAFGIGTSQVEHVLATQTLPIAPFKTMSVTIDGDLPAGSGAKDIILAIIAKIGTNGAQGHVIEYRGRAIEQLSMEARMTICNMSIEGGARAGMIAPDQTTFDYLAGRPHAPVGEDWDAAVEYWRSLRTDDDAVFDTEVVLEAADIEPFVTWGTNPGQGLPISARVPVPGDIADETERRAAERAIEYMDLTPGMPLRDIRVDTVFLGSCTNGRIEDLRAAAEVVRGRTKAPGVRMLVVPASARIRLQAEAEGLDRVFKDFGAEWRNAGCSMCLAMNPDKLSPGERSASTSNRNFEGRQGKGGRTHLVSPAVAAATAVRGTLSSPADLPALAAPPPGAGLPSVPAGLPTAPAAPAAV, encoded by the coding sequence ATGGGAATGACCCTCGCCGAAAAGGTCTGGCGGGACCACGTCGTCGTCCCCGGAGCCGACGGGGCGCCCGACCTGCTCTACATCGACCTCCACCTCGTCCACGAGGTCACCAGCCCCCAGGCCTTCGAGGGGCTGCGACTGGCGGGCCGGAAGGTGCGCCGCCCCGACCTGACCCTGGCCACCGAGGACCACAACACCCCCACCCTCGACATCGACCTGCCCATCGCCGACGTCACCAGCCGCACCCAGATCGAGACCCTGCGCGCCAACTGCGCCGAGTTCGGGGTACGCCTGCACTCCCTGGGGGACGCCGACCAGGGCATAGTCCACGCCGTCGGCCCCCAGCTGGGGCTGACCCAGCCGGGCATGACCGTGGTGTGCGGCGACTCCCACACCTCCACCCATGGCGCCTTCGGGGCGCTGGCCTTCGGCATCGGCACCAGCCAGGTCGAGCACGTCCTGGCCACCCAGACCCTGCCCATCGCCCCCTTCAAGACCATGAGCGTGACTATCGACGGCGACCTGCCCGCCGGCAGCGGCGCCAAGGACATCATCCTGGCCATTATCGCCAAGATCGGCACCAACGGCGCCCAGGGCCACGTCATCGAGTACCGCGGCCGGGCCATCGAGCAGCTGTCGATGGAGGCCCGCATGACCATCTGCAATATGAGCATCGAGGGCGGGGCCCGGGCCGGCATGATCGCCCCCGACCAGACCACCTTCGACTACCTGGCCGGCCGCCCCCACGCCCCCGTCGGCGAGGACTGGGACGCCGCCGTCGAGTACTGGAGGAGCCTGCGCACCGACGACGACGCCGTCTTCGACACCGAGGTGGTCCTGGAGGCCGCCGACATCGAGCCCTTCGTCACCTGGGGCACCAACCCCGGCCAGGGCCTGCCCATCTCCGCCCGCGTGCCCGTGCCCGGGGACATCGCCGACGAGACCGAACGTCGCGCCGCCGAGCGCGCCATCGAGTACATGGACCTGACCCCGGGCATGCCGCTGCGGGACATCCGCGTCGACACCGTCTTCCTGGGCAGCTGCACCAACGGGCGCATCGAGGACCTGCGCGCCGCCGCCGAGGTCGTGCGCGGGCGGACCAAGGCGCCGGGCGTGCGCATGCTCGTCGTGCCCGCCTCCGCCCGCATCCGCCTCCAGGCCGAGGCCGAGGGCCTGGACCGGGTCTTCAAGGACTTCGGGGCCGAGTGGCGCAACGCCGGCTGCTCCATGTGCCTGGCCATGAACCCGGACAAGCTCTCCCCCGGCGAGCGCTCCGCCTCCACCTCCAACCGCAATTTCGAGGGCCGCCAGGGCAAGGGCGGGCGCACCCACCTCGTCTCGCCGGCCGTCGCCGCCGCCACCGCCGTGCGCGGCACCCTGTCCAGCCCCGCGGACCTGCCGGCCCTGGCCGCGCCCCCGCCCGGCGCCGGCCTGCCGTCCGTCCCCGCCGGTCTGCCGACCGCGCCCGCCGCGCCCGCCGCCGTCTGA
- a CDS encoding IclR family transcriptional regulator, with product MDGLRETESSGVGVIDKAALVMSALEAGPATLAQLVHSTHLARPTAHRIAVALEYHRLVARDSQSRFVLGPRLSELASAAGEDHLLAAAGPVLAALRDKTHESAQLYRRQGDVRICVANAERPIGLRDSIPVGATMSMLGGSGAQVLLAWEEPDRLHRGLVGARFNATMLSAVRRRGWAQSVGEREPGVASVSAPVRGASGKVIAAVSISGPIERMGRQPGRVHGAVVMAAAKRLTEVLRNADEG from the coding sequence ATGGACGGGTTGCGCGAGACCGAGAGCAGTGGCGTCGGAGTCATAGACAAGGCCGCCCTGGTCATGAGCGCCCTCGAAGCCGGGCCGGCCACCCTGGCCCAGCTCGTCCACTCCACCCACCTCGCCCGCCCGACGGCGCACCGCATCGCCGTGGCCCTGGAGTACCACCGCCTGGTCGCGCGCGACTCCCAGAGCCGCTTCGTCCTGGGCCCGCGGCTGAGCGAACTCGCCTCCGCCGCGGGCGAGGACCACCTGCTGGCGGCGGCCGGCCCCGTGCTGGCGGCCCTGCGCGACAAGACCCACGAGTCCGCCCAGCTCTACCGGCGCCAGGGGGACGTGCGCATCTGCGTGGCCAACGCCGAGCGGCCCATCGGCCTGCGCGACTCGATCCCGGTGGGGGCGACCATGTCCATGCTGGGCGGCTCGGGCGCCCAGGTCCTGCTCGCCTGGGAGGAGCCCGACCGCCTCCACCGCGGCCTGGTCGGCGCCCGCTTCAACGCCACCATGCTCTCGGCCGTGCGCCGCCGCGGGTGGGCCCAGTCCGTGGGCGAGCGCGAGCCGGGCGTCGCCAGCGTCTCGGCGCCCGTGCGCGGGGCGAGCGGCAAGGTCATCGCCGCCGTGTCGATCTCCGGGCCCATTGAGCGCATGGGCCGCCAGCCCGGCCGCGTCCACGGCGCCGTCGTCATGGCCGCCGCCAAGCGCCTGACCGAGGTCCTGCGCAACGCCGACGAGGGCTGA
- a CDS encoding GNAT family N-acetyltransferase, whose product MNEANEMSGSAMGGQDWEPMTVGELLARLPEPDDPVAVLEVALLAAWRPDVLAGSGALPGCALREHAGMTKRANSLLVPTRRLPADLSPAADFYARRRLPALAMVRADAPARPRLTPTPDPPVLVMTAPVEAVAAPPRRGAGGAARPGVAVGLDGTPPSAMVDRTAARARPGTPGGEAVGAARRLLTSAPDQCFASTSSGGAGRLAVTGVDGVAVLDGLFVPPRARRRGEASAMVRALAGAAGTLGARTMALEVEQDNAPAVACYLALGFQTHHEHLYATLGAPA is encoded by the coding sequence ATGAACGAAGCGAACGAGATGAGCGGGAGCGCGATGGGAGGACAGGACTGGGAGCCGATGACGGTCGGGGAGCTGCTCGCCCGGCTGCCCGAGCCCGACGACCCGGTCGCCGTGCTGGAGGTGGCGCTGCTGGCGGCCTGGCGGCCAGACGTCCTCGCCGGGAGCGGCGCCCTGCCCGGGTGCGCCCTGCGCGAGCACGCGGGCATGACCAAGCGGGCGAATTCGCTGCTCGTCCCCACCCGCCGTCTTCCCGCGGACCTCTCCCCCGCCGCGGACTTCTACGCCCGCCGGCGCCTGCCGGCGCTGGCGATGGTGCGCGCCGACGCCCCGGCGCGGCCCCGTCTCACTCCGACGCCGGACCCGCCGGTCCTGGTCATGACCGCGCCCGTCGAGGCGGTGGCGGCCCCGCCGCGCCGCGGGGCGGGCGGGGCGGCCCGCCCGGGCGTCGCGGTCGGGCTGGACGGGACGCCGCCGTCCGCCATGGTCGACCGCACCGCGGCCCGCGCCCGCCCGGGCACCCCGGGCGGGGAGGCCGTCGGGGCCGCCCGGCGCCTGCTCACCAGCGCGCCCGACCAGTGCTTCGCCTCCACGTCCTCGGGCGGGGCGGGGCGACTCGCCGTGACGGGGGTCGACGGCGTCGCGGTGCTCGATGGCCTGTTCGTCCCGCCGCGGGCGCGGCGCCGGGGCGAGGCGAGCGCGATGGTGCGGGCCCTGGCGGGGGCGGCGGGGACCTTGGGCGCGCGCACAATGGCGCTGGAGGTCGAGCAGGACAACGCGCCCGCGGTGGCCTGCTACCTGGCCCTGGGCTTCCAGACCCACCACGAGCACCTCTACGCGACCCTGGGCGCGCCGGCGTGA
- the leuD gene encoding 3-isopropylmalate dehydratase small subunit has product MDKFIRHTGIGAPLRRSAVDTDQIIPAVYLKRITRTGFDDALFAGWRAGEPDFILNQEAYKRASVLVAGPDFGTGSSREHAVWALKDYGFKVVLAPRFADIFRGNAGKQGLVAGVITQEDAEQLWKILQTEPGTEVTVDLAERTVEAGGYRTTFQIDDYVRWCLMEGLDDISLTLQNSEAIDAYEAARPAFKPRTLPARHLPAREVVPARAADMPVAVGFPYLRRD; this is encoded by the coding sequence ATGGACAAGTTCATCCGGCACACCGGCATTGGCGCCCCGCTGCGCCGCAGCGCCGTCGACACCGACCAGATCATCCCCGCCGTCTACCTCAAGCGCATCACCCGCACCGGGTTCGACGACGCCCTGTTCGCCGGCTGGCGCGCCGGCGAGCCCGACTTCATCCTCAACCAGGAGGCCTACAAGCGGGCCAGCGTCCTCGTCGCCGGCCCCGACTTCGGCACCGGCTCCTCGCGCGAGCACGCCGTGTGGGCCCTGAAGGACTACGGCTTCAAGGTGGTCCTCGCCCCCCGCTTCGCCGACATCTTCCGCGGCAACGCCGGCAAGCAGGGCCTGGTGGCCGGCGTTATCACCCAGGAGGACGCCGAGCAGCTGTGGAAGATCCTCCAGACCGAGCCCGGCACCGAGGTGACCGTCGACCTGGCCGAGCGCACCGTGGAGGCGGGAGGGTACCGCACCACCTTCCAGATCGACGACTACGTCCGCTGGTGCCTCATGGAGGGCCTGGACGACATCTCGCTGACCCTCCAGAACTCCGAGGCGATCGACGCCTACGAGGCCGCCCGCCCCGCCTTCAAGCCGCGCACCCTGCCCGCCAGGCACCTGCCGGCCCGGGAGGTCGTGCCCGCGCGCGCCGCGGACATGCCCGTCGCCGTCGGCTTCCCCTACCTGCGCCGGGACTGA